The following are encoded together in the Anopheles nili chromosome 3, idAnoNiliSN_F5_01, whole genome shotgun sequence genome:
- the LOC128723062 gene encoding opsin-3, producing MSLLNGTSFAEGAMLQPMARIAADMPKLLGWNLPAEEQHLVHDHWRGFPAPPYYMHLMLAMIYFVLMNTSIIGNGIVLWIFGTSKSLRNGSNMFIINLAVFDLLMMCEMPMFLVNSFSERLVGYGAGCSVYAALGSLSGIGGAVSNAVIAFDRYRTISNPLEGRLSRVQAGLLIALTWLWTMPFTLLPLFEIWGRYIPEGYLTTCSFDYLTDDQDTRVFVGCIFAWAYVIPMLFICYFYGRLFSHVRQHERMLKHQARKMNVESLTANRSERAQAVEMRIAKAAFTIFFLFVCAWTPYAIVTMIGAFGDRTMLTPLVTMIPAVCCKIVSCLDPWVYAISHPKYRQELERRLPWMGIKEPEDGVSLAESKQTAIVEQVPATGGDGGAVAS from the exons ATGTCGCTATTGAACGGTACCAGCTTTGCAGAAGGCGCCATGTTGCAGCCGATGGCACGCATTGCCGCTGACATGCCAAAACTGCTCGGATGGAATCTACCGGCTGAGGAGCAACACCTGGTGCACGATCACTGGCGTGGGTTTCCGGCACCACCCTACTATATGCACCTGATGCTGGCCATGATCTACTTCGTGCTCATGAACACCTCCATCATCGGGAATGGGATCGTACTGTGGATCTTCGGCAC CTCAAAGTCACTGCGGAATGGCTCGAACATGTTCATCATCAATCTGGCCGTGTTCGATCTGCTGATGATGTGCGAGATGCCAATGTTCTTGGTGAACTCGTTCTCGGAGCGTTTAGTTGGGTATGGTGCCGGATGCTCGGTTTATGCCGCTCTCGGCAGTTTGTCCGGTATTGGTGGTGCTGTTTCGAATGCggtgatcgcgttcgatcgctaTCGTACCATTTCGAACCCACTCGAGGGTCGGTTGAGTCGCGTACAGGCGGGTCTACTGATCGCACTCACATGGTTGTGGACGATGCCGTTTACATTGCTGCCGTTGTTCGAGATTTGGGGTCGGTACATTCCCGAGGGTTACCTGACGACGTGTTCATTCGATTATCTAACCGACGATCAGGATACGCGCGTCTTCGTTGGGTGTATCTTCGCTTGGGCGTACGTCATTCCGATGCTGTTCATTTGCTACTTCTATGGGCGGTTGTTCTCGCACGTGCGCCAGCATGAACGTATGTTGAAGCATCAGGCGCGTAAGATGAACGTCGAGTCGTTGACGGCGAATCGCAGTGAACGAGCTCAAGCAGTTGAGATGCGCATTGCAAAGGCCGCTTTTACGATCTTCTTCTTGTTCGTGTGTGCCTGGACACCGTACGCGATCGTCACCATGATCGGTGCCTTTGGTGATAG GACTATGCTGACTCCGCTCGTCACGATGATACCCGCCGTTTGCTGCAAGATCGTGTCCTGTCTAGACCCGTGGGTGTACGCCATCAGCCATCCAAAGTACCGCCAGGAGCTGGAACGTCGTTTGCCCTGGATGGGTATCAAAGAGCCAGAGGATGGCGTGAGCTTGGCTGAGAGTAAGCAAACCGCGATCGTCGAGCAGGTGCCAGCgactggtggtgatggtggtgccgTTGCCAGCTAA